The Desulfonatronospira thiodismutans ASO3-1 DNA segment TCCTTTTTTTCTATTACTTGCAGAACCTCTCTTTGCAGCTGGTATTTCTTTTCTAACTCGATGGAGTTCATCCGGCTCATGAGATTGCGGATAAAAAAGATCACCGCTATCCATTCCGGCCGGTGCTCAACTCCCAGCCTGCACAGAGTACTGTTCAGTTCGTCCGGGGTAATGGACTTTGTGCTATTTTTTTTCTTGTTTGCTTCCATGCTTTTTTACCCGTCTGTCTGACACTGGGGGCAGAAACAGGAACTTCGGCCTGCGACCTTTGTACTCTCAAGATTAGCCCCGCATTCCGGACAAGGCAACCCTTTTTTGCCGTACACTTTAAAATTTTCCTGAAAAAGCCCGGCCACCCCCAGGGCGTTGCGATAGTCCCGGAAAGAGCTTCCCCCGGCCTGAATGGCCTCCTGCAGTACCTGCTGCAGGCTGCAGTGCAGAGCCTCCAGTTGATCCCCGGACAGATCAACGGCCCGGGTGCAGGGATGAATCCCGGCCATGTACAGGGCCTCATCAGCATAAATATTGCCGATGCCGGCTATAACCTGCTGATCCAGCAGAAGGGACTTGATGCGGGCCTTTCTGCCCTGAAAAATATCTGTAAAGTCCTGTGAGGAAAGGTGCAGGGGCTCAGGTCCAAGGCCGCGGTAAAAATCCCAGGATTCAAGTTCCGGCGGTGTCAGCGCTGTTACATAGCCGAACCTGCGCTGGTCGTCAAAAAAGACATAGACCTCGTCTCCCAGGTCCAGAATAAGGTGCGTATGCTTTCCCGGCTGGACACCCTTGTCCGGCACCCAGACCTTGCCGGTCATTTTCAGATGAAACACCAAGTGTAAAGGCCCGTCGAGATCCAGGATAAGAAGCTTGGCCCTTCGCCGCACATCCAAGACTTTACGGCCCAGAAGCCTTCTTTGAAACTCAAGCTCATCACCGCGTACCACCCGGGCCTGCATCAGAAATATATCCCGGATGGACCTGCCGCTTACCAGGGGGGCAAGCCCCGCAGCTATGGTTTCTACTTCTGGAAGTTCCGGCAAGGCTACTCTTCCCGTGGAAGCTCCAGCTTAAGGCTCTTGATGCCTGCTTTTCGAAGCACCTTAAAAACCACCGGTTCCCCGGTCTTTGAGGCTTTGACAGCGGCATCGTGCAGATCTGACATCCCGTGTACGGCCCGGCTGTTTACGCCAATTATCTCATCACCCTTCTGAAAACCGGCCCTGTCGGCAGCGCTGTCTTCCACCACGCCGTGAACCACCAGGACATCATCCTGCCTGGACATTATAAGCCCCAGGCGCATGCGGCCATGCTGGGCCTGGGCAGGAGGGCAATAGAAATAAAGGGGATTGTCCGGGCTTATGTCCTCCACGTCTCGTACCGGCAGGACCCTGGTCACCCGGGCATCTCCATCCTGCTTAAGCAGGCGGTGCTCTATACCCCAGCCCATGCGCACATGCTCGCTGCCGGCCAGAACCACGACAGGCAGGGAATGCTCGAAACCAAACTGTTCGGCCATTTCCGCCATCTTGGAATCCCAGGTGGACTGGGCCTGAATAAAGTGCTGCAGTTCGGAACGATCCTCCGGAACAAACTCCTGGTGCATTTCATACTGCTTTTCCAGGAAAGAGAGCTGTTCTTCAGGGGGCATGGTAATCTTATCCGGCAGATACCTGCGGTCCTCCTCATCCAGGCTGTCCAGGCCGTAGTGGCTGATGCTGCGGGTGACTTCCGAGGGCAGATTAAGGGCCTTTACTGGTACCCCGTGCTCCCTGGCGGCCTCAAAAACAGGTCTGTACAGATCGAAATCGTATCCCCAGGTTTCGCTCCAGTCCAGTCTGTCCGGCAGTTCTTCCAGGGAAATTTCCCCCCTGTTGAAGCTGTCCAGGACCTCCTGCCGGCGTACATTGACCATCTCCAGCCCCAGGACATGGTCAACTCCGGACTGGGCCAGAAGGTGCACGATCCTGGCCTGGACCTTGTGATCGCATGGGTTGTTGTGGGATTCGCCCAATAAAATGAAATCATTGTCCCTTATCCTGTCCACCATCTCCTTGGAAGTCAGTCGCTCGCCGTCGCCGGTATAGAACTCACCGGGCTGCGGAGCGGGTTCTTCAATATGAACAGGCATTTTGGGTGCACAAGCGGCGACCATGAGCAAAGCAAGGCATAAGAAAAAAAGTCTGGCTATTCCCATGTTCTCTTGTCCTCGATGGGCCTTACCTGGGGAGGCAGGGTCCCTGGGGCCAGTATTTGCAGCTCAGGCCTGATCTTGATCTTTTCCCTGAAGATATGCAGCAGTTCCGCCTCCCTTTTAAAGCTGGAGGCCTCAATGTAAAGGGTCATTTCGTCAATTCCCCCGGGGTTGGTAACCTCGATCTGCCACCTCTTGATCTCCTCGAACCCGGCCATGACCTGTTCCACCTGGTGAGGATAGACAAACATGCCCTTGATCCTGGCGGTGGTGTCCACCCGTCCCACTATATTGCCCAGCCTGGGCGAGGTCCGGCCGCAGGGGCAGGGGCTGTGATCTATATAGGAAAGGTCCCCGGTAGCCAGGCGGATCAGCGGATAGGTCTTATTGAAGGAGGTGACCACTATCTCGCCAAC contains these protein-coding regions:
- the mutM gene encoding bifunctional DNA-formamidopyrimidine glycosylase/DNA-(apurinic or apyrimidinic site) lyase — its product is MPELPEVETIAAGLAPLVSGRSIRDIFLMQARVVRGDELEFQRRLLGRKVLDVRRRAKLLILDLDGPLHLVFHLKMTGKVWVPDKGVQPGKHTHLILDLGDEVYVFFDDQRRFGYVTALTPPELESWDFYRGLGPEPLHLSSQDFTDIFQGRKARIKSLLLDQQVIAGIGNIYADEALYMAGIHPCTRAVDLSGDQLEALHCSLQQVLQEAIQAGGSSFRDYRNALGVAGLFQENFKVYGKKGLPCPECGANLESTKVAGRSSCFCPQCQTDG
- a CDS encoding ChaN family lipoprotein; translated protein: MPVHIEEPAPQPGEFYTGDGERLTSKEMVDRIRDNDFILLGESHNNPCDHKVQARIVHLLAQSGVDHVLGLEMVNVRRQEVLDSFNRGEISLEELPDRLDWSETWGYDFDLYRPVFEAAREHGVPVKALNLPSEVTRSISHYGLDSLDEEDRRYLPDKITMPPEEQLSFLEKQYEMHQEFVPEDRSELQHFIQAQSTWDSKMAEMAEQFGFEHSLPVVVLAGSEHVRMGWGIEHRLLKQDGDARVTRVLPVRDVEDISPDNPLYFYCPPAQAQHGRMRLGLIMSRQDDVLVVHGVVEDSAADRAGFQKGDEIIGVNSRAVHGMSDLHDAAVKASKTGEPVVFKVLRKAGIKSLKLELPREE